The Mycolicibacterium smegmatis genome has a window encoding:
- a CDS encoding nitroreductase family deazaflavin-dependent oxidoreductase, whose protein sequence is MQLPQWLARFNRHVTNPIQRIWAGWAPTFGILEHVGRKSGKHYRTPLSVFGTDEGVAILLTYGPDRDWLKNLTAAGTADMRRHGKTIRVTDPRVVPRDEAVARVRGPIRKVLARLPFEQAVLLRRV, encoded by the coding sequence ATGCAACTTCCGCAATGGCTGGCCCGGTTCAACCGTCATGTCACCAACCCCATCCAGCGGATCTGGGCGGGATGGGCACCGACGTTCGGCATCCTCGAACACGTCGGGCGCAAGTCCGGAAAGCACTACCGCACCCCGCTGTCGGTGTTCGGCACCGACGAGGGTGTCGCGATCCTGCTGACCTACGGCCCCGACCGTGACTGGCTCAAGAACCTCACGGCCGCGGGCACCGCAGACATGCGCAGGCATGGCAAGACGATCCGCGTCACCGATCCGCGGGTGGTCCCGCGCGACGAGGCCGTCGCGCGGGTGCGTGGCCCCATCCGGAAGGTGCTCGCGCGGTTGCCGTTCGAGCAGGCCGTCCTGCTTCGTCGGGTCTAG
- a CDS encoding pyridoxamine 5'-phosphate oxidase family protein — MTPFEQIAPAFVEMAHSIVWASAATVDADGRPRSRVLHPIWEFDGPDLFGWIATVPSPVKRAHLAEHPYMSLNYWAPNHDTCSAECLVEWYTDDETCRLVWDKFANGPAPVGYDPNIIPQWRGGPTSPEFAALRLAPYRLRVMPGTVMTAGEGEPLLWQS; from the coding sequence GTGACCCCCTTCGAACAGATCGCCCCCGCCTTCGTCGAGATGGCCCACTCGATCGTGTGGGCCTCGGCCGCCACGGTCGACGCCGACGGTCGCCCCAGAAGCCGTGTTCTCCATCCGATCTGGGAGTTCGACGGTCCAGATCTGTTCGGGTGGATCGCCACGGTGCCCTCACCGGTCAAGCGGGCGCACCTGGCCGAACACCCCTACATGTCGCTGAACTACTGGGCGCCCAACCACGACACGTGCTCGGCCGAGTGTCTGGTCGAGTGGTACACCGACGACGAGACCTGCCGACTGGTCTGGGACAAATTCGCCAACGGCCCCGCGCCCGTCGGTTACGACCCGAACATCATCCCGCAGTGGCGTGGCGGCCCGACGTCGCCGGAGTTCGCTGCACTGCGTCTTGCACCGTATCGCCTGCGCGTGATGCCAGGGACTGTGATGACGGCCGGCGAGGGCGAGCCCTTGCTGTGGCAGTCGTGA
- a CDS encoding TetR/AcrR family transcriptional regulator: MPGPDAASRAILDAALVEFERYGFRRVALDDVARRAGVSRTTIYRRFANRDDLVGAVIERENVSLFADIAAELKDAKPQSNIYVEAFTLSILRFRRHRVLNQMMKDEPALVLELAHRHYGAAIERMAAALRVIFPEGFADRIGEAAVNDLADTILRYALMALLIPSVEPLETADDIRSFATRHFLPSLPVSLRVVPA, encoded by the coding sequence ATGCCCGGGCCTGACGCGGCCAGTCGAGCGATCCTGGACGCAGCACTCGTCGAGTTCGAGCGCTACGGGTTCCGTCGCGTCGCACTCGACGATGTCGCGCGGCGTGCCGGTGTCAGCCGCACCACGATCTACCGCCGGTTCGCCAACCGCGACGACCTGGTGGGCGCGGTGATCGAACGCGAAAACGTCTCGCTGTTCGCAGACATCGCGGCCGAACTCAAGGACGCCAAGCCGCAGTCCAACATCTACGTCGAGGCGTTCACGCTGTCGATCCTGAGGTTCCGCCGACACCGCGTGCTCAACCAGATGATGAAGGACGAGCCCGCGCTGGTCCTCGAGCTCGCGCACCGGCACTACGGCGCCGCGATCGAACGCATGGCCGCCGCGCTGCGGGTGATCTTCCCTGAGGGTTTCGCCGACCGGATCGGGGAGGCCGCGGTCAACGACCTGGCCGACACCATCCTGCGGTACGCGCTGATGGCGCTCTTGATCCCGAGCGTCGAACCCCTCGAGACCGCCGACGACATCCGCTCGTTCGCCACCCGGCATTTCCTGCCGAGCCTGCCGGTGTCGTTACGCGTGGTGCCTGCCTGA
- a CDS encoding nitroreductase family deazaflavin-dependent oxidoreductase: MLLADERARFNRRVINRIVRPLSGRVAMWSLIEHLGRRSGTVYRTPVTMFRVADGVAILLPYGEDRDWVRNLFAARGGRAVMNGETFEVTDPRIVPTAEVVPRLGRPWRAVVGRLRTPSALVLRRTD, encoded by the coding sequence ATGCTGTTGGCCGACGAGCGCGCCCGGTTCAACCGGCGTGTCATCAATCGGATAGTGCGTCCTCTGTCGGGACGGGTGGCGATGTGGTCACTGATCGAGCACCTCGGGCGTCGCAGCGGAACCGTCTACCGCACCCCGGTGACCATGTTCCGTGTCGCCGACGGTGTCGCGATCCTGCTGCCGTACGGCGAGGACCGGGACTGGGTGCGCAACCTGTTCGCGGCCCGCGGCGGCCGCGCGGTGATGAACGGTGAGACGTTCGAGGTGACCGATCCGCGCATCGTGCCGACCGCTGAGGTGGTGCCCAGGCTGGGGCGTCCCTGGCGCGCGGTGGTGGGCAGGCTGCGTACGCCGTCAGCGCTGGTGTTGCGGCGGACGGACTGA
- the hemB gene encoding porphobilinogen synthase has protein sequence MAFPRHRPRRLRTTPAMRRLVAQTSLEPRHLILPMFVADGIDEPRPINSMPGVVQHTRDSLRRAAADAVAAGVGGLMLFGVPLDEDKDATGSVGVDPDGILNVALRDLAKDLGDSTVLMADTCLDEFTDHGHCGVLDAHGRVDNDATNLRYVELAVAQADSGAHVVGPSGMMDGQVAAIRDGLDAAGHTDVAILAYSAKFASAFYGPFREAVSSSLTGDRRTYQQDAGNIREAVREIELDIDEGADMVMVKPAMSYLDVVRAAAEISPVPVAAYQISGEYSMISAAAANGWIDLQTAALESLVGIRRAGADLILTYWAADVAGWLA, from the coding sequence GTGGCGTTCCCGAGGCATCGGCCCCGTCGACTGCGGACCACACCGGCCATGCGCCGGTTGGTGGCCCAGACCTCGCTGGAGCCAAGGCATCTGATCCTTCCGATGTTCGTCGCCGACGGCATCGACGAACCACGGCCGATCAACTCGATGCCCGGAGTGGTTCAGCACACCCGGGATTCGCTTCGCCGGGCCGCGGCCGACGCCGTCGCCGCCGGTGTGGGCGGACTGATGCTGTTCGGCGTGCCGCTCGACGAGGACAAGGACGCCACCGGGTCGGTGGGCGTGGATCCCGACGGCATCCTCAACGTCGCATTGCGTGATCTGGCCAAGGATCTCGGCGACTCGACGGTGTTGATGGCCGATACGTGCCTCGACGAGTTCACCGACCACGGCCACTGCGGCGTACTGGACGCCCACGGGCGCGTCGACAACGACGCCACCAACCTGCGTTACGTGGAACTGGCTGTGGCCCAGGCAGATTCGGGCGCCCACGTGGTGGGTCCCAGCGGCATGATGGACGGGCAGGTCGCCGCGATCCGCGACGGCCTCGACGCCGCGGGGCACACCGACGTGGCGATCCTCGCTTACTCCGCGAAATTCGCCTCGGCGTTCTACGGGCCGTTCCGTGAGGCGGTGTCCTCCAGCCTGACCGGTGACCGCCGCACCTACCAGCAGGACGCGGGCAACATCCGCGAGGCCGTGCGCGAGATCGAACTCGACATCGACGAGGGCGCCGACATGGTCATGGTGAAGCCCGCCATGAGCTACCTAGACGTGGTGCGCGCGGCGGCCGAGATCTCGCCGGTTCCGGTGGCGGCCTATCAGATCTCCGGCGAGTACTCGATGATCAGCGCCGCGGCCGCCAACGGCTGGATCGACCTGCAGACCGCCGCACTCGAGTCGCTGGTCGGTATCCGCCGCGCGGGCGCCGACCTCATCCTGACCTACTGGGCGGCCGACGTCGCCGGTTGGCTGGCGTGA
- a CDS encoding oxygenase MpaB family protein, producing MTELAESRAETDALPLGPQSLVWKYFGDNRMFLIGPRPAVLQNMLAELGQGVLDHSTFFSDTAERLRRTIPPIFRTVYGTEEDNAGTQVRDFHHHVKGDMPGPDGKPAGRYHALDPDTYYWAHATFVEQVIYFADTFVKRLTREEKERIYLESKTWYRRYGVSDRPMPADYAEFEKYWDRMLNEVAVPHKSAKYGVGYVTKGFPCPKAVHPAVWRVVALVFNPLAAFLTTGGLPPRARDLLGLPWSERQEQRYQRFAAFWRSRPVNWVWDHLPMSVRYSKYARQAYARA from the coding sequence ATGACGGAGTTGGCGGAAAGCCGCGCAGAAACCGACGCCCTGCCTCTCGGGCCACAGTCGCTGGTGTGGAAGTACTTCGGCGACAACCGCATGTTCCTCATCGGACCCCGGCCCGCCGTGCTTCAGAACATGCTGGCCGAACTCGGACAGGGCGTGCTGGACCACTCGACGTTCTTCTCCGACACCGCCGAACGCCTGCGGCGCACCATCCCGCCCATCTTCCGCACGGTGTACGGCACCGAGGAGGACAACGCGGGCACCCAGGTCCGAGACTTCCATCATCACGTGAAGGGCGATATGCCCGGACCGGACGGTAAGCCCGCGGGCCGCTACCACGCCCTCGATCCGGACACGTACTACTGGGCCCACGCGACGTTCGTCGAACAGGTCATCTACTTCGCGGACACCTTCGTCAAGCGACTCACGCGCGAGGAGAAGGAACGGATCTACCTGGAGTCCAAGACCTGGTACCGGCGTTACGGTGTCAGCGACCGGCCCATGCCGGCCGACTATGCCGAATTCGAGAAGTACTGGGACCGCATGCTCAACGAGGTGGCCGTTCCGCACAAGAGCGCCAAGTACGGCGTCGGGTACGTCACCAAGGGTTTTCCCTGCCCCAAGGCCGTGCACCCGGCGGTGTGGCGCGTCGTCGCGCTGGTGTTCAACCCGCTCGCGGCGTTCCTCACCACCGGTGGCCTGCCACCACGCGCCCGCGACCTGCTCGGGTTGCCATGGAGCGAGCGTCAGGAACAGCGCTATCAGCGGTTCGCGGCATTCTGGAGGTCCCGCCCGGTCAATTGGGTGTGGGATCATCTGCCGATGAGCGTGCGCTACAGCAAATACGCCCGGCAGGCCTATGCCCGGGCCTGA
- a CDS encoding cytochrome P450: MARAVRALDMGQQVIRAAGGAVTRVQFGPRWLVPPLVAVFSPEGIRDVLGRNDAFAERCIVHDEVRHAAGDSLFVLPNEQWRPRKRALQPVFTKHSVRAFGGHMSRAAQTLVDEWADQWAQADSLEVDLDAVCRRVTMQSLGRSVLGIDLNERADVIVEHMHVASSYATDRALRPLRAPRWLPTPARRRARAAVAAMRAVTAEILQACRDDADRDAPLVRALMAAEDPETGERLSDEDICNDLLIFMLAGHDTTATALTYALWALGHHPEIQDRVAAEARALGDRELTPADVPQLGYTVQVLHESLRMCPPAAGVGRLALRDIAVAGHRVEAGSLVALGIYAVHHDPQLWPDPEVFDPDRFSPENSRERDRWHFIPFAGGARACIGEHFARLETTLALATIIRSVVVGSVDAEFPVDVPFTTVAKGPIRANVAPRGPDHYTL, from the coding sequence ATGGCACGCGCGGTGCGGGCCCTGGACATGGGCCAGCAGGTGATCCGCGCCGCGGGTGGAGCGGTGACCCGCGTGCAGTTTGGGCCGCGATGGCTGGTGCCGCCTCTGGTCGCGGTGTTCTCGCCCGAGGGGATCCGCGACGTGCTGGGGCGCAACGACGCATTCGCCGAGCGGTGCATCGTGCACGACGAGGTGCGGCATGCCGCCGGGGACAGCCTGTTCGTGCTGCCCAACGAACAGTGGCGCCCGCGCAAACGCGCGCTGCAGCCGGTGTTCACCAAGCACAGCGTGCGCGCGTTCGGCGGGCACATGTCGCGCGCCGCGCAGACCCTCGTGGACGAGTGGGCCGACCAGTGGGCGCAGGCCGATTCTCTGGAGGTCGACCTCGACGCCGTGTGCCGCCGCGTGACCATGCAGTCGCTGGGGCGCTCGGTGCTGGGCATCGACCTCAACGAGCGAGCTGACGTCATCGTCGAACACATGCACGTCGCGTCGTCGTACGCGACGGACCGGGCGCTGCGCCCGCTGCGCGCCCCGCGGTGGCTGCCCACGCCCGCGCGGCGACGCGCCCGCGCCGCGGTGGCCGCGATGCGTGCCGTGACCGCCGAGATCCTGCAGGCCTGCCGCGACGACGCCGACCGCGACGCGCCGCTGGTGCGCGCGCTCATGGCGGCCGAGGACCCGGAGACCGGCGAGCGCCTGTCCGACGAGGACATCTGCAACGACCTGTTGATCTTCATGCTGGCCGGTCATGACACCACTGCCACGGCGCTCACCTATGCGCTGTGGGCGCTGGGACACCACCCCGAGATCCAGGACCGGGTGGCCGCCGAGGCCCGCGCGCTCGGTGACCGCGAGCTCACCCCGGCCGACGTCCCGCAGCTCGGCTACACCGTGCAGGTGCTGCACGAGTCACTGCGGATGTGCCCGCCTGCCGCGGGGGTGGGGCGCCTGGCACTGCGCGACATCGCGGTCGCAGGCCACCGCGTCGAGGCGGGCAGCCTCGTCGCACTGGGCATCTACGCCGTGCACCACGACCCGCAGCTGTGGCCCGACCCAGAGGTGTTCGATCCCGACCGGTTCAGCCCCGAGAACTCCCGCGAGCGCGACCGCTGGCATTTCATCCCCTTCGCCGGGGGAGCGCGCGCGTGCATCGGGGAGCACTTCGCGCGTTTGGAGACGACGCTGGCGCTCGCGACGATCATCCGGTCGGTGGTGGTCGGATCGGTCGATGCCGAGTTCCCCGTCGACGTGCCGTTCACCACAGTCGCGAAGGGGCCGATCAGGGCGAATGTGGCCCCACGTGGGCCTGACCACTACACCCTGTAG
- a CDS encoding MspA family porin yields the protein MKAISRVLIAMVAAIAALFTSTGTSHAGLDNELSLVDGQDRTLTVQQWDTFLNGVFPLDRNRLTREWFHSGRAKYIVAGPGADEFEGTLELGYQIGFPWSLGVGINFSYTTPNILIDGGDITAPPFGLNSVITPNLFPGVSISADLGNGPGIQEVATFSVDVSGAEGGVAVSNAHGTVTGAAGGVLLRPFARLIASTGDSVTTYGEPWNMN from the coding sequence ATGAAGGCAATCAGTCGGGTGCTGATCGCGATGGTTGCAGCCATCGCGGCGCTTTTCACGAGCACAGGCACCTCTCACGCAGGCCTGGACAACGAGCTGAGCCTCGTTGATGGCCAGGACCGCACCCTCACCGTGCAGCAGTGGGACACCTTCCTCAATGGTGTGTTCCCCCTGGACCGCAACCGTCTTACCCGTGAGTGGTTCCACTCCGGTCGCGCCAAGTACATCGTGGCCGGCCCCGGTGCCGACGAGTTCGAGGGCACGCTGGAACTCGGCTACCAGATCGGCTTCCCGTGGTCGCTGGGTGTGGGCATCAACTTCAGCTACACCACCCCGAACATCCTGATCGACGGCGGTGACATCACCGCTCCGCCGTTCGGCCTGAACTCGGTCATCACCCCGAACCTGTTCCCCGGTGTGTCGATCTCGGCAGATCTGGGCAACGGCCCCGGCATCCAGGAAGTCGCAACGTTCTCGGTCGACGTCTCCGGCGCCGAGGGTGGCGTGGCCGTGTCGAACGCCCACGGCACCGTGACCGGTGCGGCCGGCGGTGTGCTGCTGCGTCCGTTCGCCCGCCTGATCGCCTCGACCGGTGACTCGGTCACCACCTACGGCGAACCCTGGAACATGAACTGA
- a CDS encoding membrane protein, protein MKVRAVLQIVIAVVAAVGCVVSWVASRATVEVAPVLPGEPVTYSVTYSAPMLTLALLLATVAGVLAVLGVANALRR, encoded by the coding sequence GTGAAGGTTCGCGCGGTGTTGCAGATCGTGATCGCGGTGGTGGCCGCGGTCGGCTGTGTGGTGAGTTGGGTCGCGTCGAGAGCGACCGTCGAGGTCGCGCCGGTGCTGCCGGGGGAGCCGGTCACGTATTCGGTGACGTACTCGGCGCCGATGCTCACCTTGGCGCTGCTGCTCGCGACGGTCGCGGGCGTGCTCGCCGTGCTCGGCGTCGCCAACGCGCTGCGCCGCTGA